Proteins encoded within one genomic window of Nasonia vitripennis strain AsymCx chromosome 5 unlocalized genomic scaffold, Nvit_psr_1.1 chr5_random0005, whole genome shotgun sequence:
- the LOC116417910 gene encoding uncharacterized protein LOC116417910: MSIFLEIFVELINKLTKNGIQVTIKGETRHIKLYAILACVDTVARAPMQGTCQFNAHYGCDWCMHPGEYYNGSMRYPYTDQLPDNRDAATTIKFAKLALRTEKPVFGIKTASPLMLLNNFDIIKSFSPDYMHCILAGVAKQYTEYIISYMSTNDYETLNSLFSKIKVPHQLGRLARPLSDRGNWKSREWENWILFYSVPLFNLVLKCKKRLRHWQLLTESLHIALQTKITYAELNDMNDMLCTFLSEAENLYTLTAMTYNTHQLLHVADSIANWGPLWAHSSFCFESANYYLLRAIKCGRGVVQQIIRYINLERYVQMLEKIVYPNTTSRIEIFYKDINVPYTKKVFKLTNITYLGKENSIDQCECEKFSISITTKNFFRMIINGTLYMSSKKTNARSCNYYVQLVNGQFIKLDSFLVDVERKCEITLYQLINTTCYANSNAIKEITSINDEILSVESSQIYRIATFIQIGKKMYIIATPNLYFY; the protein is encoded by the coding sequence ATGagtatatttttagaaatatttgttGAATTGATAAATAAGCTGACAAAAAATGGAATACAAGTTACCATAAAAGGAGAAACTCGACACATAAAACTGTATGCCATACTTGCATGTGTAGATACTGTCGCACGTGCACCTATGCAGGGAACTTGTCAATTTAATGCTCATTACGGTTGCGACTGGTGTATGCACCCCGGCGAATATTATAATGGCAGTATGAGATACCcatatactgatcaattacCAGATAATAGAGATGCAGCTACTACAATTAAATTTGCTAAATTGGCTCTCAGAACAGAGAAACCTGTGTTTGGAATAAAAACTGCATCGCCATTAATGCTTTTAAATAACTTTGAcataattaaaagtttttcgCCTGATTATATGCATTGCATTTTAGCTGGTGTTGCTAAACAATACACTGAGTATATAATAAGTTATATGTCAACCAACGACTATGAAACTTTAAATAGtttgttttcaaaaataaaagttccACATCAATTAGGCCGGTTAGCAAGACCCTTATCAGACCGAGGAAATTGGAAATCACGTGAGTGGGAAAAttggattttattttatagtgTACCATTATTCAATCTTgtattaaaatgtaaaaagcgATTGCGACATTGGCAATTATTAACAGAATCCTTACATATAGCCCTTCAAACTAAAATAACGTATGCAGAATTAAATGATATGAATGATATGttatgtacatttttatcTGAGGCCGAAAATCTTTATACTTTAACCGCTATGACTTATAATACTCATCAATTATTGCATGTAGCTGATAGTATAGCAAATTGGGGTCCTCTATGGGCACATTCGTCATTTTGCTTTGAATCCGCCAACTATTATTTGCTTCGTGCTATTAAATGTGGAAGAGGCGTTGTACAACAAATAATAAGATACATTAATCTCGAACGATATGTACAAATGTtagaaaaaattgtatatcCAAATACTACGTCGAGAATAgaaattttttacaaagatATTAACGTTCCTTATactaaaaaagtttttaaattaacaaatATTACTTATTTAGGCAAAGAGAATAGCATAGATCAATGTGAATGtgaaaaattttctatttcaataacaacgaaaaatttttttagaatgATCATAAATGGTACTTTATACATGTCATCGAAAAAAACTAATGCTCGTTCATGCAATTATTATGTTCAACTCGTTAATGGGCAGTTCATTAAACTTGACAGTTTTTTGGTAGACGTTGAAAGAAAATGTGAAATAACTCTTTatcaattaattaatacaaCATGTTATGCTAATTCTAATGCTATTAAAGAAATCACAAGTATTAATGATGAAATATTATCAGTGGAAAGTAGTCAAATTTATAGGATTGCAACTTTTATACAAataggaaaaaaaatgtatataatagCGACACCAaacttgtatttttattaa
- the LOC103316037 gene encoding uncharacterized protein LOC103316037, with protein MLQTEKPNVFLREIIMKLWTARDLANRALDLKKVHINIPNRSPVKRIQLSLLRLLISIFNDFLERQRGYSPEEKAKMLRGSTYILSQKIRDLRSQERGKSAARKRVRYN; from the exons ATGTTGCAGACAGAAAAGCCTAATGTGTTTTTGAgagaaataataatgaaattgTGGACAGCTAGAGATTTGGCAAATAGGGCTCTCGACTTAAAGAaagtacatataaatataccaAATAGGTCTCCAGTAAAACGAATTCAACTAAGTTTGTTGAGGCTATtaataa GTATATTCAATGATTTCTTGGAACGACAAAGAGGATATTCGCCTGAGGAAAAGGCTAAAATGTTGAGAGGTTCAACTTATATTTTATCTCAAAAAATCAGGGATTTACGAAGTcaagaaagaggaaaaagcgCAGCAAGAAAGCGCGTACGTTACAACTAA